In one Meiothermus sp. Pnk-1 genomic region, the following are encoded:
- the mreC gene encoding rod shape-determining protein MreC has translation MTERVLRRVLLLGLLVLTLVLSSLTRSYAPALPGELAARIAPWFGWSYRVGQNLRGAVAALVDRRDLRAENRALREKANELEAENTRLKVQLRQLAAALRVKAEQAPQVVAVAPVVGEDPSGLYRRLFLGVGSHQGLRVGMPVTSAEGLVGVITEVTPNTAVVRTILDPESRVGVRLMDAPGRGIASGQPPGKLRVEFSVEAKIKPGDWVLSGSLQGLFPAGIRVGQVEEVLPHPPGALRQEAVVKPAVSLSLLEEVVVLRPL, from the coding sequence ATGACTGAGCGGGTGCTGCGGCGAGTGCTGCTGCTGGGGCTGTTGGTTCTGACTTTGGTGCTCTCGAGCCTCACCCGCTCCTACGCCCCTGCCCTCCCCGGCGAGTTGGCCGCCCGGATTGCTCCGTGGTTCGGATGGAGCTACCGGGTGGGGCAGAACCTCCGCGGGGCGGTAGCCGCCCTCGTAGACCGCCGGGATCTGCGGGCCGAGAACCGGGCCCTGCGGGAGAAGGCAAACGAGCTCGAGGCGGAGAACACCCGCCTCAAGGTCCAGCTGCGCCAGCTCGCCGCCGCGCTCCGGGTAAAAGCTGAGCAGGCTCCCCAGGTGGTGGCGGTGGCCCCGGTGGTGGGCGAGGACCCCTCTGGGCTCTACCGGCGGCTGTTTCTGGGCGTCGGCAGCCATCAGGGCCTGCGGGTGGGAATGCCGGTCACCTCGGCGGAAGGGCTGGTAGGCGTCATCACCGAAGTCACCCCCAACACTGCGGTGGTGCGCACCATCCTCGATCCTGAGTCACGGGTAGGGGTGCGGCTAATGGATGCCCCGGGTCGCGGCATCGCCTCCGGGCAACCTCCGGGCAAGCTGCGGGTGGAGTTCTCTGTCGAGGCGAAGATCAAGCCCGGCGACTGGGTACTCTCGGGGTCGCTGCAAGGCCTCTTCCCGGCAGGCATCCGGGTGGGGCAGGTGGAAGAGGTGCTCCCTCATCCACCTGGGGCTTTGCGTCAGGAGGCGGTGGTGAAGCCGGCGGTGTCGCTTTCTTTACTGGAGGAGGTGGTGGTCCTCCGCCCTCTATGA
- a CDS encoding penicillin-binding transpeptidase domain-containing protein, whose product MNSRLLLLLLSVYAVLGLYGLRLWQLQVVEYERYATQSRGNYVRTEPITAPRGRIFDRNGKLIADNRMAVDLVYTGGEVEFKERILALLGLSELPKPERAQEVVVRANLPEGLIPTLAELTAGQKNLKLVERLERTYPRPISGAVLGYVQLANALQVKQGYDPDELVGVSGLEGGLEDTLRGTRGARLVEVNARGERIRSQVIRPPIPGKDVYLTIDYDLQKAAEKALADALEDLHKGRKRYGLPLDQKPKGAIIAVDPRNGEVLAMATAPTFDPNLFARRPTPREEIQRLIQDPDKPLFNRAVLPYAPGSTFKLVTSSVLLEKGYVSPTTTYPCTAAFTVGRFTMRNWAHYNMGPMTVKGAIANSCNTWYFQAAWNSPPGSAPLVDEIAARAKELGIGQPTGLEIPERLGFLPTRAWKRATFDEPWYPGETLSVAIGQGPVLATPAEIARMLSTIAMSGRRPELHLVRRIGNTPVSPHITQVPGTHWSDLQQGLRQTVTEGTASFQLKDFPVPTAGKTGTAEIPGKRMGLSHAWYMGYGPVDPNDPRPPLVVVAFFENGGEGSGVALPAAKKVMSAFWKVNTGSPAQPNPTPSAARP is encoded by the coding sequence ATGAATAGCCGCCTGCTGCTGCTACTGCTTTCGGTCTACGCGGTGTTGGGATTGTACGGCCTGCGGCTGTGGCAGCTACAGGTGGTGGAGTATGAACGGTACGCCACCCAGAGCCGGGGCAACTACGTGCGCACTGAACCCATCACCGCTCCTCGAGGACGCATCTTCGACCGCAACGGCAAGCTCATCGCCGACAACCGCATGGCGGTGGACCTGGTCTACACGGGCGGTGAAGTGGAGTTCAAGGAGCGCATCCTGGCCTTACTGGGCCTCTCCGAGCTACCTAAACCCGAACGCGCTCAAGAGGTCGTCGTCCGGGCCAACCTTCCGGAAGGCCTCATCCCCACCTTGGCCGAACTCACCGCGGGGCAGAAAAACCTGAAGCTGGTGGAACGCCTCGAGCGCACCTACCCCCGCCCCATCTCCGGCGCGGTGTTAGGTTACGTGCAGCTCGCCAACGCCCTTCAGGTCAAACAGGGCTACGACCCCGACGAGCTGGTGGGGGTTTCGGGCCTCGAGGGCGGTTTGGAGGACACCCTGCGCGGTACCCGCGGGGCCCGACTGGTAGAGGTGAACGCCCGCGGCGAACGCATCCGCAGCCAGGTGATCCGCCCGCCCATCCCCGGCAAGGACGTCTACCTGACCATCGACTACGATTTGCAAAAAGCGGCCGAAAAGGCTTTGGCTGATGCGCTCGAGGATCTCCACAAGGGCCGCAAGCGCTACGGCCTGCCCCTCGACCAAAAACCCAAAGGGGCCATTATCGCGGTGGATCCGCGCAACGGCGAGGTGCTGGCCATGGCCACCGCCCCTACTTTCGACCCCAACCTTTTCGCCCGTCGCCCCACCCCCCGGGAGGAAATCCAGCGGCTCATCCAAGACCCCGACAAACCCCTCTTCAACCGGGCCGTACTGCCCTACGCACCGGGCTCGACCTTCAAGCTGGTGACCAGCAGCGTATTGCTGGAAAAGGGGTACGTCAGCCCCACAACCACCTATCCCTGCACCGCCGCCTTCACGGTGGGCCGCTTCACCATGCGCAACTGGGCCCATTACAACATGGGCCCCATGACCGTCAAGGGAGCCATCGCCAACAGCTGCAACACCTGGTACTTCCAAGCGGCGTGGAACTCCCCTCCTGGCTCGGCCCCCCTGGTGGACGAGATCGCCGCTAGGGCCAAGGAGTTAGGCATCGGCCAACCCACCGGGCTCGAGATCCCCGAACGCTTGGGCTTTCTGCCCACGCGAGCTTGGAAGCGCGCGACCTTCGACGAGCCCTGGTACCCCGGCGAGACCCTGAGCGTGGCCATCGGGCAGGGGCCGGTGCTGGCCACCCCGGCGGAGATCGCCCGGATGCTCTCGACTATCGCTATGTCGGGCCGACGGCCGGAGCTCCACCTGGTCAGGCGCATCGGCAACACTCCGGTTTCCCCGCACATCACCCAGGTGCCCGGCACCCACTGGTCCGATCTCCAGCAGGGCCTGCGCCAGACCGTTACCGAGGGCACGGCAAGCTTCCAGCTAAAGGATTTCCCGGTACCCACTGCGGGCAAGACCGGCACCGCCGAGATCCCCGGAAAACGCATGGGGCTATCCCACGCCTGGTACATGGGCTACGGCCCAGTGGATCCTAACGATCCTCGCCCTCCCCTAGTGGTGGTGGCCTTCTTTGAGAACGGCGGAGAGGGTAGCGGG
- the mreD gene encoding rod shape-determining protein MreD — translation MRPILLLALTFLLQSLISGLLPDWLSPPDLPFLAVLAIAARVSPYTGLILAFAVGLLMDLSAAGYPGFGPMGYLLGTYVFYRLSRTFHWDEPLGQYAVLIGSLLTKWLGYLLMVYWLRGEPFGFLSIASVFASEGILTLLVAPFFLRLARGSLESPRYE, via the coding sequence ATGAGACCGATTTTGCTGCTGGCCCTCACCTTCTTGCTGCAAAGCCTGATCTCGGGATTGCTGCCGGACTGGCTCTCTCCCCCCGACCTACCCTTTCTGGCCGTGCTGGCCATCGCGGCTAGGGTTTCGCCCTATACCGGACTGATCCTCGCCTTCGCGGTGGGCCTGCTGATGGATCTCTCGGCAGCAGGCTATCCGGGGTTTGGCCCGATGGGTTACCTGCTGGGAACCTACGTGTTCTATCGGCTCTCGCGCACCTTCCACTGGGACGAGCCGCTAGGGCAGTATGCGGTGCTCATCGGGAGCCTGCTCACCAAGTGGCTGGGGTATCTGCTGATGGTCTACTGGCTGCGAGGAGAACCCTTCGGCTTTTTAAGCATCGCCTCCGTCTTTGCCTCTGAGGGCATCCTGACCCTGCTGGTGGCTCCATTCTTCCTGAGGCTAGCGAGAGGCAGCCTGGAAAGCCCCCGCTATGAATAG